The Penaeus vannamei isolate JL-2024 chromosome 42, ASM4276789v1, whole genome shotgun sequence genome includes the window GTATGGGATAGTGCTGTGATCTTTGGGCTGGACCAGCATCCAAGAGGGTGgcataaaacatataaaatatacgttTTCGTTAGATTTATAAATGTAAAACAGTATTTTGAGAAGGTAAACTGAGTCACATATATCAGAAAATGTAAATCGTAGATTTCTCACTTGATTCATTGTCTCTACGCGGCTTCCTTAAggaatttatgaatggcaaattaACCAATTGCTGAATGAATTGTTTTTGCTGACGACTTGTAAGAGGTCCTGAATGCATACTTGGGTCAGTGATGGAGTGATATCAAGATTTGCAGAGAACATTAGGTCAGAACTTTCTGACAGGTCGTCAGGAGGAGAAGGACTGTTTATTAAGCATATCCCAGGTCGATACGAGTATTCATGTCCCAAAAAAATGTTAcagtttaaaaataataataaatctcatGTACCCATTATTTTCTataccctgctctctctctctctctctctctctctctctctctctctctctctctctctctctctctctctctctctctctctctctctctctctctctctctctctctctctctctctctctctctctctcatacatatatattatgtatatgtgtgtgtgtgccaatatgtgtgtatgtgtatatgtatatgtgtatgtatgtgtgtatatatatatatatatatatatatatatatatatatatatatatatatatatatatatgtatgtgtgtgtgtgtgtgtgtgtgtatgtgtgtgtgtgtgtgtgtgtgcatgtatgtatatatgtatgtatgtatgtatgtatgtatgtatgtatgtatacatatatatcatatgtgtgtgtgtgtgtgtgtgtgtgtgtgtgtgtgtgcgtgtctgtgtgtgtgtgtatgtgcgtgtgtgaaggcgtgcttgcgtgtgtctgtgtgtgtgtgtatgtgtgtgtgtgcgtgtgtgtgtgtgtgtttgcatataatatatatatatatacatatatatatatatatatatatatatatatatatatatatatatatatatatatatatatatatatatatatatatatatatatgtatatatatatatatgtggggggggggggacacctaCACCCAGGTTTTACAGTTGTAGACGTAGTTTTATGGTATTTTTTCCGTATTTGAGGTTTAACtctgatgaaaaaaaggaaaatggaatacaattgttatcatagtcgcctttatctttactttcattGTACATCTTTTTTATTTAGAAATTAAAACTAGACGTTATCATGATAAAGAATTTTACATGCCCATACGACAGTTTCATTGTAAGTTTGTACTGTCGTTGTGGCAACGAAACCGCGTCATAGCATTATCGTCGGTCGTTGGCCAAGGAAGAAACGATAGAGATAAAGTATAATCATAACAAACAGTATTATAAAATATGCACACGTCTGACCACAATATACACAAAATGTAAATGCACAAAAGAAGGTATCAATGATACGTTCTAAAAGCCGACTTACATATAGCAATAAATATGATACACAAAAGTATAATATACAGAGAATAAACAGAGAAGCTTCTACAGCTTTTATATACATCGAACAGGCGAAGCAATACATTTTCTTCGTTCATCAAAACTGTTGTTTATTTAGAAACGCCGGCCATTGTTCCGAGACGAGATTCAACAAGTAGGTCTTAGAAACCTTTGAAATCTTGCGTGAAAACTGACTGGCCTTGAAGACTTCAAAATTGAGAATACGACAGATGTAAAGGTCACTTAATACCACCGCAATTTCTTTGCGGCTGTAATCAATGGGGCTTGATATCAAACCTTTGGCTTTAAAAAGATTATTTAGTAAGCTTGTTCCTGCGATGGCATTATGCTTGTTATTGTTATGCTTGTGAAAGGGCAGCTTTTAGCaacgacacatacatacatacatacatacatacatatatgtgtgtgtgtgtgtgtttaacaaatatacatatgtatttttttaatcaaGAGAGTAGGCAATATTTTTGTGCTGTACCAAGTTTGCTCGCATCATGTTCAGAACGCACTACATGTATTATGTACAGTGCTTAAAGATATAttctatgtgtgtgggtgtgtgcgatttccgtaaagaagagagaaaaatgtttgtgtgtatacacacatattttatataaacaaTCATCATTCAGGTTACAGACAAATACATGACCAGGGATGGAAGCTGAGAACGGGAATGGATAACCGGTAGTcagccattttctttctctcacttcgtATTATGATTAGTATGTGGTTAATCAGGCATTTTATTCAGTTACGTGAGATTCCAAACATTTCTAGCTATCCATTTCCTCTATAAAATAAAACACTACTAATTACCTATGGTCTCTATCATTTCATGCTGGCATATACAGAACCACTAGTTAACCAGGTTTAACTTTCATTACATTTAACCTCCAGACAATTAGTTTATCCAATCACTTTGGAGCATGTATATCTCCAGTTgctattgtttatgttttgtgcTATATCAAGTATAACTCGTTTCCGTCGAATCATGCCTATTCTTGTGCGTTCGAAGAGCACCAAGTAGCCTTGTCCTGTTGCCGTTGATTGGAAGACCAACGGTACTTATAGTGACCTCCTGACGACGAGATCGTCATAGACGTCTGCTTCGTACTTGAGGATGACTTGGCTCCGGTTTGCAAGGCTGTCTctcctcttaatctttctttgAGTTCGTCCCATTGCTTTTGCTTGCAGTCGAAGGCAATGAAGATGAAGGTTCCCTGCAGCCCATTGAAGATAATGAAAAGGTACTCGAAAACGAGCGACTGCGTGTGGATGGACACGAAGGCGAAGATCCAAGTCATGCCCATCATGAGCGCCAGCTTACAGTACAGGACCAGGCGGATCCGCTGCTTCTTGTGCGCCTGGATTCTCCTCTGAATCCGCTCCCTGATGCGGTCCGCGTAGCGAGACGAGTCGCTTTCATCGCTGCTCTTGTCCTTCGGGGCGGTGGTCTGTGCGACGTCCGCGGCGGACTTCTTCAGgaacgtctctctctccctctcgcgtttCTTCTTCTCAGCTGGCCCATTTTTCCTCACGGTCGACGAGGCGAATTCGCCCGACGTGTGCTGCCTGTAGATGTCGTAGACGGAGATCCCGTAGAGCACCATGTTGAAGAACACAACAAGACCGGACGGGAAGGTGAAGAACACGACGAGGCCCCACTTGTTGTTGAACCAGCAGTTGTGTGTCCCAAACTGCGGCGTCAGCAAGAAGGTCTCGGACGAAAGCTGGTCCACGAAGATGGCGACGACGGTGCTTACCAGTGGAACAGTCCATGCGTAGATCGAATACTGGATGAAAATCTTCTTGGATTTGATTCTGTACCTGTTGGAGTGGAACGTCCGACAGATGTCGATGCTCATGACGTTCATCCAGAGGAAAGACGCTGATAGGAAGTAGTACATGACGGAGGCGATGGCGACGCAGGCGGGGTAGTTCTCATTCaggcggaagagagagacgaagaggagctCAGCGATGAAGAGAGAACACGTCATTGAGAACAGGTTCATGCTCGGGATGTTCTGCCTCCGAGGCAGCGCGAAGAATATGAGCATGTGAAGCAGCATGCAGACGAGGGAGATGCTGATGAGCACCGTGGAGATGACGTTCATGGTAGGGGTCCAGAGGGTCTCGGGGCGACAGACTAGGATCCAGGAGTGGTTGACGAATTCGTACTCGTTGAATTCGTAAAGCTTTTCCGTATAGTTCAGGTAAACACTTTGATTCGGAAACATGACACTGTAGTTGCGCCTGAATTCGGTCGTGTAACATGTGGAGTTGAGGTAAGAGCGTCCATCTTTTCCAGCCGTCCTGTTGTTGCGCACACACTCCCCGTCCTGGAGGGTGAAGAGGTAGCCGCAGGACACGTGTTCACAGCGACGATAGAGGGCGTCCCATACTTGGTCCTCCTCGCAGTCCCCGTCTACTGTAAAAAGGTCAGTCAGGGACGGCGGTGGCCGTGGCAAAGGGTTCCTGACAACTGGATGAAATTTCGACAAGCACTCTATCTCGTCCTCTGCCACGTGATTGCACAAAGCACAGTCAATATTTTTGTACGCTTTAGCCTCGTAAGAGACATAGTAGTTGTACGAAAAGCACCTCCTCCTGATTTCATCTTGTGGCCAGTCGGGACTGCATTCCTCTACCAAGTTGAGCTCACATGATCGCCCTACGGTCTCCTTGTAATCGACTATCAAATCACACTTGTGGTCGTCGTCCTCAAGGCTTTTCACCCGAGAACTCCTCGTCCAAGAGAGAGCACCTGGCAGGTATGTCATATTGGCTAGCGTTCTCGTATCATTTAGATCAGCCTGCGAGCACATAATGGCGAAAAAAAATTCTTGAATGAGGACATCACCGTGACATCTGGCACAGAAGATGTTGGTGTAAACGATGTCCGTAGTTGCAGATACTACAGGGATGTCCATGAGGTACGTGTACTCTGACTTCTTGGAACATCTGGCAGAGAGGTGTGCCGGTGCGTCCCCCGGGCATTCCGCTATCATGAATACGTTCTGTCGATGAAAAATATTATCTTAGGACAAAATACGGTGTTTAAGTTTCCCATTTATCACCATTATACTTTACAATGCAAACGATATTTAGAGTAACGTAACAAGACGTAGAAACCTCTGTTCGCTTACTCTTCGAGATGTAAAAAGTCCtggtggatggagaggaaggcACTTCGTAGGAAAGGAGTGTGTCGCCGCCTTCCCACTTGCGAAGTCGTGGCAGCAGTCGCCATAGTGGTGGCACTGGTTGTCGCACTTGCAGGGGTACCTGgccagaaaaaaaagattcagctgctttcctttttttgtgtgaagCAAAAAATGGTGAAGGACAATAGGCTTCTGCGATttttgcctttgtctgtctgtaaacCTTGCCGTTTTCTGTCAAggttatcacatacatacacaaaaatacacacacacatgtaaacacgcaaaaacatatatacacacagtcacacatacgcGCTAAGAACCAAGGGAATACTGTATAGTATAAATTGTATATCCTACGCATGCGTGTATTGATGTTCGTTTGTTTGGGGGACGCTTCTCGAAGCTGgccaggagaggagaaggggagcgaCACTGGGCATGGCGGTCTGGACGATTCATCAGGATTGTGACGCATTTCGGACAGCGATATTGCCAATTCTGTGGAGTGTCATGAGAAAAGCATGCGTCGTGGTAGTTCAGAAAGTACGTGCTAAAGGCGAAAAGAATGTGGCTGAAATAAGGCTGGGCGAAGGTAGCCAGCAGCAATGACCGGTGACTGTGGATATTAGTGATATTGTGGAGTGAACCCTATACCAGTGTGTTCTCGGACGCATCAACTAATTAATGTGTTTACATGATCATACCATCCTTTTCTGCTGTAttaaacatgcattatccccctAAATCCCGTGgtaagaacgaaaataaaaggtGTTGTTTTAAATGTGCGTTACACACATAGCAGACGTTTCAATGTATATAATATtccctaattatatatatatatatatatatatatatatatatatatatatatatatatatatatatatatatatatatatatatatgtgcgtgtatgtgtgtgtgtgtgtgtgtgtgtgtgagtgtgtgtgtgtgtgagtgtacatatatatacaaatatatacacacatacacacaaacacacacacacacacacacactcacacacacacacacacacacacacaatgtatatatatatatatatatatatatatatatatatataaatatatatatatatatatatatatatatatatacatgtatgtatatatatatatatatatatatatatatatatatatatatatatatacatgtatgtatatatatatatatatatatatatatatatatatacatacatgtatatgtatatatatacatatatgtatatatatatatatacaaatatatttatacacacacacacacacacacacacatacacacacacacacacacacacacacacacacacacacacacacacacacacacacatacacacacacacacacacacacacacacacacacacacacacacacacacacacacacacacacacacaaacatttatatatatataaatatatatatatatatatatatatatatatatatatatatatatatatacgtatgtacataaaacgtatatatatatatatatatatatatatatatatatatatatatatatatatatatatatgtgtgtgtgtgtgtgtgtgtgtgtgtgtgtgtgtgtgtgtgtgtgtgtgtgtgtgtgtgtgtgtgtgtgtgtgtgtgtgtttgtgtgtttgtgtgtgtgtgtgtgtgtttgtgtgtgtttgtgtgtgtttgtgtgtgttcgtgtgtgttcgtgtgtgtttgtgtgtgtgtgtgtatgggtatacatatatatacatatatatacactccaaaATTAATCGGCTACCTTAAGAATTTTCGTCAAATCTTCACTCATTTTCCAGTAACTCGGTTAGTACTGAATCAAGCCAGATATGGATGATTGTCAACAATTCATCATCAAGTGAGTTTTAAACGTATCAAGCTTATTTCTAACAcgttttctatttttacttcatgtacttttttttattgttacaattGAGTACAGAAATTTTTGGTCGAGGATAAAAACTCGCCAGTAATCCTCTTTTGTATGAAGCCTCGCTTTCAGTGGGATTCCTGGTGCCTGGATACAGCTGATTACTTACTCAGCATTTTCCAGCGATTTCCATTTAGTTTTCGTcaaatttattgttgttttctggaTTTTTCAGATAAGTACAGATTTTCATCAatagctttgttttttgtttttgaagcTAGTTTGCTTTAAATTGATCGACTTATTACCTAAAAACATTTTTGTGTGTTTAGGCCTTTTTAATATGGATTGTTTTAGAATATGGCTCCTGTACTTAGACTGAGCATGGAACACAGAGCGAGAGTTGTTGTACTTCATGAAGAGGGAAACAGCTGCAGCAAAGTAGCTCAGAAAATGAAAGGCAAGATCTACAGTGCAGGCAATAGtgaagaaacacagagaaacatacaCGAAAGGACAGGGAaggcaaaggaaggaaaaaaagaacaacagacagagaagacgTCATCATTATAGAGGCTTCGAGAAACAGAAGACAAGCATCGAATTCACAGCCAAATGAGCTCAGAGAAACTTTCAACACTGAAGTAAGTGCAAGGACAGTCAGAAGAAAGTGGTCTGAAGTGCTACAGAGCCAAGAAAACGCCTCTGTTGACTAAAGGAAGAAAATGTTAGATTGGGCAGCTGAGCACAAGGACTATGACGGACAAAGTTGGTTTCATTGATGAAagcagattttgtttatttagtgaCAGGCTTGTTTTTgttagaaggaggaaaggaaaagaaaaccctGAATGCCTAAACCCCACAGAAAAACGGTCGTATCTTTAAGGTTGCTGGGACTTTCAATGGGGATTATTACATAAGAATCCTTAAATACTGTGCTGTACCATCTCCACCATCATTTCAATCAGGGAGAAGCAATCTTTCAAGAGGATAATGCTCCCTGACACAGACTGTAGCTTCAAAGCACAAAAAAGCATAAAGCTATTGATGAAAATGTACTTACCagagaaataaaccaataaacccGACAAGTAGAAATCGCTGGAACGTAAGTAATCACCTGTATCCAGGCAAAAGGAATCCCACTGAAAGCAAGGCTTCATACAACAGTTTGTCCTCCTCGACCATTTTCTGTACTCAATTTCAACTTTTagtcaaaacaaaaaaatctaagaaaaatacaaaacgtATTTTTGATACGTTTAAAATTCACTTGGTAATGAATTGTTGGCAATATTTCATCCATATTATCTGGCTTGATTCAGTACTGAGTTATTGGAANNNNNNNNNNNNNNNNNNNNNNNNNNNNNNNNNNNNNNNNNNNNNNNNNNNNNNNNNNNNNNNNNNNNNNNNNNNNNNNNNNNNNNNNNNNNNNNNNNNNNNNNNNNNNNNNNNNNNNNNNNNNNNNNNNNNNNNNNNNNNNNNNNNNNNNNNNNNNNNNNNNNNNNNNNNNNNNNNNNNNNNNNNNNNNNNNNNNNNNNNNNNNNNNNNNNNNNNNNNNNNNNNNNNNNNNNNNNNNNNNNNNNNNNNNNNNNNNNNNNNNNNNNNNNNNNNNNNNNNNNNNNNNNNNNNNNNNNNNNNNNNNNNNNNNNNNNNNNNNNNNNNNNNNNNNNNNNNNNNNNNNNNNNNNNNNNNNNNNNNNNNNNNNNNNNNNNNNNNNNNNNNNNNNNNNNNNNNNNNNNNNNNNNNNNNNNNNNNNNNNNNNNNNNNNNNNNNNNNNNNNNNNNNNNNNNNNNNNNNNNNNNNNNNNNNNNNNNNNNNNNNNNNNNNNNNNNNNNNNNCCCaaaccctatcccccccccccacacacacccaaccagtATCTTGCCATTTGTTCGCATCTGGAATGTGTACactcctgtgtgtgtttgtatgcatgtttatgtgtatgtgtttgagtttgtgtgagtgagtgagtgtgtgtgtgtgtgtgtgtgtgtgtgtgtgtgtgtgtgtgtgtgtgtgtgtgtttgtgtgtgtgtgtatgtgtatgtgtgtgtgtgtgtgtgtgtgtgtgtgtgcgtgtgtgtctttatatgcagGTTTGTTTATATGTGCGAGTTTGTGAGACAATATGTACCTGAGTGTAGATTCTGCTTATCCctgcgtttgtgtgcatgaatgtagTATATAATCTAACATCAGCAAAAAatgaccctccctccttccctcctgttctctctcccgccttcctctctggctttctccttttcttcttcccttcctccttcccgttctctctcaagccctccctctctccctacatccctccctttcttcctcccgaccgctctccctccctccctccatctcttcatctttccgtctctcccccactctctctccttccctctctccctccatccatccctccctctctccctccctccatctctccatctctccttctctccctcccgccttccctcccgctACCCTTTAGTTAAACCTCCAGCATTCCACTTTCAATTTTAATCGTTACAGAATTGCAATCGTtctcgttagtttgtttgtttgttttcttctcccgTGGGAACATCCTTTCATAATTTTAGCCTGTTCTTGTGTTcgttcccatccctccctctctctctctctctctctctctctctctctctctctctctctctctctctctctctctccctctctctctctctctctctctctctctccactctctctctctttctcgttctttatctctctttctctctctctatccccccctctctctctctctctctctctctctctctctctctctctctctctctctctctctctctctctctctctctctctctctctcctcactctctctctctctctctctctctctctctctctctctctctctctctctctctctctctctctctccttctcaatccccctctctatttcccttccccttatcttctacctccctcatcctctctctctctctcttatccgtcttccctctttcttatccccttccctctcctcttcccttctcccttcttctgcctcccccaattttcacctcccctttccctctccccctctctttcccctcccctttccttctctcctccccctatcacctccccctcatccctcttcctctgccctccctctcttcccctcccctttccctctcccctcctcctctcccctcttcgcctgccctccccctctcttacccttccctttccctctcccctctcccctcttcccatacccccctctctccccaacccccaacccatcaTTGAATCTACAGACAAGTTCAATATGACATTTCACGGTGTCCCTCGCTCGGAGAACCTTGTCGAGACTGCTCTCAAGTATGAGGGCTAAAATACGGGTGAAAATATTTAGTTTCATCTGTATCTTTTCTAAGCATCACGAGCTCAGCTTAGTAAAATTGAGATCCGTTTCAGTATCGGTTTCGCGAGATGAATTGGTGCTTAAAAGTCGAAAATCGCTTTTAGTTGTAGGTCAGATTACTAAGCCTGAGATTCGGTAAATTCGTTTTTGTTTGACAGCTCGTCTTCGCGGGATAGATTACGAACCAGCAGCTTTAAATAGCCATCGTTCTTAAAGTGTTCCATCAAGTGATTTGTATGGGtataactcctcccccccccgcccctctataAAACGGCTTTATGGTTTCCTGATCTGTGCCCTGGAACCAGCAAATCAGGGGAAACCAGTAACAGAGCTTCGACAAATATTAAGAACAGTCTGTTATCACAGTATCCCTGAGGGGACGGCGCCCCCTTCTGAGCTGGTAGTTTACATTGGGAGGACGTGATTGAATCCATCAGATACAGACGCGGACTTAGATGATGCCGTCATTTCCCTTGATTATTTATGAAGGCGAGCGAGCGCCGGGCCCGTGGGGGATTTCAGAAGGGAGGAGACCTTCTGCTTTTCgcctatccctccttttcccaccttTCGCCAGCTTTCAAAACGGAAGGTAAACAAGGATGGGGTTTCTTTACGCATCGCATGTTTTAAAAAAAACTGGGACAACCTTATCAGCAAGTTAACAAGGAAATAAGTTCATGataaactctctctccctctctctctctctctctctctctctctctctctctctctctctctc containing:
- the LOC138860574 gene encoding uncharacterized protein (The sequence of the model RefSeq protein was modified relative to this genomic sequence to represent the inferred CDS: added 335 bases not found in genome assembly); translated protein: MMGIRGGREGKQGRREGGNRSDKSDTDWTANDQQQGRQTRGEERHQTNKTSQIKQNTLLQSHPGAEEGHAGSSAGRRSRRLVGNEIRPPGCPFPASCNDRRHSAGPELDAFRYPCKCDNQCHHYGDCCHDFASGKAATHSFPTKCLPLHPPGLFTSRRNVFMIAECPGDAPAHLSARCSKKSEYTYLMDIPVVSATTDIVYTNIFCARCHGDVLIQEFFFAIMCSQADLNDTRTLANMTYLPGALSWTRSSRVKSLEDDDHKCDLIVDYKETVGRSCELNLVEECSPDWPQDEIRRRCFSYNYYVSYEAKAYKNIDCALCNHVAEDEIECLSKFHPVVRNPLPRPPPSLTDLFTVDGDCEEDQVWDALYRRCEHVSCGYLFTLQDGECVRNNRTAGKDGRSYLNSTCYTTEFRRNYSVMFPNQSVYLNYTEKLYEFNEYEFVNHSWILVCRPETLWTPTMNVISTVLISISLVCMLLHMLIFFALPRRQNIPSMNLFSMTCSLFIAELLFVSLFRLNENYPACVAIASVMYYFLSASFLWMNVMSIDICRTFHSNRYRIKSKKIFIQYSIYAWTVPLVSTVVAIFVDQLSSETFLLTPQFGTHNCWFNNKWGLVVFFTFPSGLVVFFNMVLYGISVYDIYRQHTSGEFASSTVRKNGPAEKKKRERERETFLKKSAADVAQTTAPKDKSSDESDSSRYADRIRERIQRRIQAHKKQRIRLVLYCKLALMMGMTWIFAFVSIHTQSLVFEYLFIIFNGLQGTFIFIAFDCKQKQWDELKERLRGETALQTGAKSSSSTKQTSMTISSSGGHYKYRWSSNQRQQDKATWCSSNAQE